In a genomic window of Amycolatopsis japonica:
- a CDS encoding ArsR/SmtB family transcription factor: MPDDDLVFKALADPTRRFLLDQLFARDGRTLTELESEVDMSRFGVMKHLKLLEEAGLVVTRKEGREKKHFLNPVPIRQIHDRWIDKFTERNVTALLDLKAELETEEPS; encoded by the coding sequence GTGCCCGACGACGACCTGGTTTTCAAGGCCCTGGCGGATCCGACTCGCCGGTTCCTGCTCGACCAGCTGTTCGCGCGTGACGGCCGCACGCTGACCGAACTCGAGTCCGAAGTGGACATGAGCCGGTTCGGCGTGATGAAGCACTTGAAACTGCTGGAAGAAGCCGGACTTGTCGTCACGCGCAAGGAGGGCCGGGAGAAGAAGCACTTCCTCAACCCGGTACCGATCCGGCAGATCCACGACAGGTGGATCGACAAGTTCACGGAGCGCAACGTGACCGCGTTGCTCGACCTCAAAGCCGAACTCGAGACCGAGGAGCCCTCATGA
- a CDS encoding FadR/GntR family transcriptional regulator, which produces MGNDRHAEVLDALGSAIANGELPPGSVLRSEELQERFGASRTVAREVVRVLETMCLTSSKRRVGVIVREPSEWNHYDPRLLRWQLDGSERKTALRTLTELRSGVEPCAARYAALRATPEEGGRLRALAKRLEETAHRRDLDTFLGHDVAFHDLLLSSSRNPMFAQLSAVVAEVLAGRTGHGLMPEEPQPEAVALHVEVAVAVDAGDPDRAERAMRDIVIQARDEMAVLLDG; this is translated from the coding sequence GTGGGCAACGACAGGCATGCCGAAGTGCTCGACGCGCTCGGCTCCGCGATCGCGAACGGGGAGCTCCCGCCGGGCTCCGTACTGCGCTCGGAGGAGCTCCAAGAGCGGTTCGGCGCCTCTCGCACGGTGGCGCGCGAGGTGGTGCGAGTCCTCGAAACGATGTGCCTGACCAGCAGCAAGCGCCGGGTCGGGGTGATCGTGCGCGAGCCGAGCGAGTGGAACCATTACGACCCGAGACTGCTCCGCTGGCAACTCGACGGCTCCGAGCGGAAGACCGCGCTGCGCACCCTCACCGAACTGCGTTCCGGCGTGGAACCGTGTGCCGCCCGGTACGCCGCGCTACGGGCGACGCCGGAGGAGGGCGGCCGACTCCGGGCCTTGGCGAAGCGGCTTGAGGAGACGGCGCACCGGCGTGACCTCGACACTTTTCTGGGGCACGACGTCGCTTTCCACGATCTGCTGCTGTCCTCGTCGCGGAATCCGATGTTCGCCCAGCTTTCGGCGGTCGTCGCCGAGGTGCTCGCCGGGCGGACCGGGCACGGCCTGATGCCCGAGGAGCCGCAGCCCGAGGCCGTCGCCCTGCACGTCGAGGTCGCGGTGGCCGTCGACGCCGGTGACCCTGACCGGGCCGAACGCGCGATGCGGGACATCGTCATCCAGGCGCGTGACGAGATGGCCGTCCTTCTGGACGGATGA
- a CDS encoding chorismate mutase translates to MRLRVLCAVSLLLVVSPAPASASPGLWELTDLAAQRVQIADKVAAAKFGTPSPIDDPVRERQILDSMAAKAPGLGLDADSVVRFFRDQIEANKVVQRGLYARWTEHPGTRPPGRPDLGTEVRPVIDRLNAGLLTELAETRDARARRSCDARLAVTVRLADARRGLDRLHSGALSEAVRSACSRS, encoded by the coding sequence ATGCGACTTCGGGTGCTCTGTGCTGTTTCGCTGCTTCTCGTGGTGTCACCCGCGCCGGCATCGGCGTCTCCAGGCCTTTGGGAACTGACCGACCTGGCCGCTCAGCGCGTCCAGATCGCCGACAAGGTCGCGGCCGCGAAGTTCGGCACGCCGTCGCCGATCGACGACCCGGTGCGCGAACGGCAGATCCTCGACTCGATGGCCGCGAAGGCGCCCGGCCTCGGTCTCGACGCCGACAGCGTGGTGCGGTTCTTCCGCGACCAGATCGAGGCGAACAAGGTCGTGCAGCGCGGCCTGTACGCGCGGTGGACCGAGCACCCCGGCACGCGGCCGCCCGGGCGACCCGATCTGGGGACCGAGGTGCGGCCGGTGATCGACCGGCTCAACGCGGGGCTGCTCACCGAACTCGCGGAGACCCGGGACGCGCGGGCGCGGCGGTCGTGCGATGCGCGGCTCGCGGTCACGGTGCGGCTTGCCGACGCGCGGCGTGGGCTGGACCGGCTGCACTCGGGGGCGCTTTCGGAGGCCGTGCGGTCGGCGTGTTCACGCTCCTGA
- a CDS encoding FMN-binding negative transcriptional regulator: MLIHPWDAAHDDAEWRAWLSTHDFGQLIAGGVGRDLPIVNPVHFAYDGDRTVLLHLARPNPVWPLLEEHPRALLAVIDEHTYIRSDWNTPADPPHGVPTSYYSSVQLECDVRLIDDAAEKAALLDRQLARFEPGSGRAAVSATEAPDKRLLPGIRGVELTVTGVRAKFKFGGNKQPADRSRIDAELARRDGPMDAGARARLAQRER; encoded by the coding sequence ATGCTGATTCACCCGTGGGACGCCGCCCACGACGACGCCGAATGGCGGGCCTGGCTCTCGACGCACGATTTCGGCCAGCTGATCGCCGGCGGCGTGGGCCGTGACCTGCCGATCGTCAACCCGGTGCACTTCGCCTATGACGGTGACCGAACGGTCCTGCTGCACCTCGCGCGCCCCAATCCGGTCTGGCCGCTGCTGGAGGAACACCCGCGCGCGCTGCTCGCGGTGATCGACGAACACACCTACATCCGCTCCGACTGGAACACCCCGGCCGACCCGCCGCACGGTGTGCCGACGTCGTACTACTCGTCGGTCCAGCTCGAATGCGACGTCCGGCTGATCGACGACGCCGCGGAGAAGGCCGCGCTCCTGGACCGGCAGCTCGCGCGTTTCGAGCCCGGTTCGGGCAGGGCGGCGGTGAGCGCGACCGAGGCGCCGGACAAGCGGCTGCTTCCCGGCATCCGCGGGGTCGAGCTGACCGTGACCGGGGTGCGGGCGAAGTTCAAGTTCGGCGGGAACAAGCAGCCGGCCGACCGGTCACGGATCGACGCCGAGCTCGCGCGACGCGATGGGCCGATGGACGCAGGGGCGCGGGCGCGGTTGGCTCAGCGGGAGCGGTAG
- a CDS encoding Nif3-like dinuclear metal center hexameric protein yields the protein MPALAEVIAALEQAYPPELAESWDAVGLVCGDPAEHVDKVLFCVDPVDETVDEAIAGGAQLIVAHHPLLLRGVHGVPADSTKGRLVHRLIRAGVALYCAHTNADSASPGVSDALADAIGLTVLGPLDPREDGVTGIGRIGELPAPEPFSAFVERVANALPRTEPGVYGAGDPDRPIRRVAVSGGSGDSYLKRATAAGVDAYVTADLRHHPAGEHLADIAEVPALVGVTHWASEWPWCEQASGVVRAAFAGNVDVHVSTRCTDPWTLRATRTEH from the coding sequence GTGCCCGCGCTAGCCGAAGTCATCGCCGCCCTGGAGCAGGCGTATCCGCCCGAACTCGCCGAATCGTGGGACGCCGTCGGACTCGTCTGCGGCGACCCGGCCGAGCACGTGGACAAGGTCCTGTTCTGCGTCGACCCGGTCGACGAGACCGTCGACGAGGCGATCGCCGGGGGCGCGCAGCTGATCGTCGCGCACCATCCGCTGCTGCTGCGCGGAGTCCACGGCGTGCCGGCGGACAGCACGAAGGGGCGCCTCGTGCACCGCCTGATCCGGGCCGGTGTCGCCCTCTACTGCGCGCACACCAACGCCGATTCCGCGTCCCCCGGCGTCTCCGACGCGCTGGCCGACGCCATCGGCCTGACCGTCCTCGGGCCGCTCGATCCCCGCGAAGACGGCGTCACCGGCATCGGCCGCATCGGTGAATTGCCCGCGCCCGAACCGTTCTCCGCCTTCGTCGAACGCGTCGCGAACGCCTTGCCCCGCACGGAGCCCGGCGTCTACGGCGCGGGCGACCCGGATCGCCCGATCCGCCGCGTGGCCGTTTCCGGTGGCTCCGGCGACAGCTATCTCAAGCGGGCCACCGCCGCCGGGGTCGACGCGTACGTCACCGCCGATCTCCGGCATCATCCCGCCGGCGAGCACCTCGCCGACATCGCCGAAGTCCCCGCCCTGGTCGGCGTCACCCACTGGGCGAGCGAGTGGCCGTGGTGCGAGCAAGCCTCGGGCGTCGTCCGTGCCGCGTTTGCGGGTAACGTCGACGTTCACGTCTCCACGCGGTGCACCGACCCGTGGACGCTACGGGCCACCCGAACCGAGCACTAA
- a CDS encoding cobalamin biosynthesis protein CobD/CbiB: MQGAMVSAARAIGLVLGVAADGAIGDPRSRRPVTAFARAASAVDAKVRSKHPVTGVLWTGGLAGSAVLAGVLAERAGRRSPVLQATTTAVTTWAVLGAAGLAAHGTSLARDLEEGELETARGTLSTLDPRVADDLGVIGLSRASVETLAENTADVVVAPLVWGALAGVPGLLGSRAISLLRGIGRGRPERYRWLVARLDEIVHLVPTRVAAGLTVLAAPVVGGSAGGAWRAWRRDTAAHPSPNAGRVEAAFAGALEIRVGGRTVYPHGVEELPVLGIGRNPDAGHVTRAVELSRVVGWLGALSAVVLAGLVGLRRRR; the protein is encoded by the coding sequence ATGCAGGGGGCGATGGTGAGCGCGGCGCGCGCGATCGGCTTGGTGTTGGGGGTGGCCGCGGACGGGGCGATCGGGGACCCCCGGTCGCGGCGTCCGGTGACGGCGTTCGCCAGGGCGGCTTCGGCGGTGGACGCGAAGGTCCGGTCGAAGCATCCGGTGACCGGGGTCCTGTGGACCGGCGGCCTCGCGGGCTCCGCCGTGCTGGCGGGCGTACTCGCCGAGCGGGCGGGACGGCGCAGCCCCGTCCTGCAGGCGACCACGACCGCGGTGACGACCTGGGCCGTCCTCGGCGCCGCCGGGCTGGCCGCGCACGGCACCTCACTGGCCCGGGATCTCGAAGAAGGCGAACTCGAGACCGCTCGCGGCACACTGTCCACACTGGACCCGCGAGTCGCCGACGATCTCGGCGTCATCGGCCTCTCGCGCGCTTCGGTGGAAACCCTCGCCGAGAACACCGCGGACGTCGTCGTCGCGCCGCTGGTGTGGGGAGCGCTGGCCGGCGTTCCCGGTCTGCTCGGCTCGCGCGCGATCAGCCTGCTGCGCGGCATCGGCCGCGGACGCCCCGAGCGGTACCGGTGGCTCGTCGCCCGGCTGGATGAAATCGTCCATCTCGTGCCCACGCGGGTCGCGGCCGGCCTGACCGTGCTCGCGGCCCCGGTCGTCGGCGGCTCGGCGGGCGGCGCGTGGCGGGCGTGGCGGCGGGACACCGCCGCGCACCCGAGCCCGAACGCCGGCCGCGTCGAGGCCGCTTTCGCCGGGGCGCTGGAGATCCGCGTCGGCGGGCGGACGGTGTATCCGCACGGGGTCGAGGAACTGCCGGTGCTCGGCATCGGGCGCAACCCGGACGCCGGGCATGTGACGCGGGCCGTGGAGCTTTCGCGGGTGGTCGGGTGGCTGGGCGCTCTCAGCGCGGTGGTGCTGGCGGGTCTCGTCGGGCTGCGGCGCCGTCGCTGA
- a CDS encoding low molecular weight protein-tyrosine-phosphatase, with product MLHIVFVCSGNICRSPMAELVFRAKAEEAGLDHLVQVSSAGTGGWHVGEAADKRARAKLAEHGYPTGHVAAEVDRGHLAADLLLAADEGHLSFLRRKVSDPAKVRLLREFDPSAPEGAEVPDPYYGEDDGFEDVLGMIERAVPGLLDWVRAHA from the coding sequence GTGCTGCACATCGTCTTCGTCTGTTCCGGCAACATCTGCCGTTCCCCGATGGCCGAGCTCGTCTTCCGCGCGAAGGCCGAGGAGGCGGGTCTCGATCACCTCGTGCAGGTGTCCAGCGCGGGCACCGGCGGCTGGCACGTGGGCGAGGCCGCGGACAAGCGGGCCCGCGCGAAGCTCGCCGAACACGGCTACCCGACCGGCCATGTCGCGGCCGAGGTCGACCGCGGACATCTGGCCGCCGACCTGCTGCTCGCGGCGGACGAAGGACATCTGTCGTTCCTCCGGCGCAAGGTGTCGGACCCGGCGAAGGTCCGCCTTCTGCGCGAGTTCGATCCGTCCGCGCCCGAGGGCGCCGAGGTCCCGGACCCGTACTACGGCGAGGACGACGGTTTCGAGGACGTCCTCGGCATGATCGAGCGGGCCGTTCCGGGCCTGCTCGACTGGGTGCGCGCACACGCCTGA
- a CDS encoding SURF1 family cytochrome oxidase biogenesis protein: MRLKFLLKPGWLALTLVVFTFAITCFTLLAPWQFSRNTEREHQNAALRESFSGQPRSLEELLPNGAVPDQRTEWHLVALKGTYLPEGEVVARLRSVQGEAAFEVLTPFRTVEGTIVLVDRGYVRLDDKSRALPFAPPPAGTVDIVTRARHDEKDGKNRDAFADESTGGKLQSYVVDSQVVARAAKLDIRPGYFQLDVNQPGVLGALPLPQTDAGPFFSYALQWIAFGAMAVMGWLYFTVRELKPGGALTTERPQRRKSVAEMLAEDERSEVAT; the protein is encoded by the coding sequence GTGCGGTTGAAGTTCCTGCTGAAGCCCGGGTGGCTGGCATTGACGTTGGTGGTGTTCACCTTCGCCATCACTTGCTTCACCCTGCTGGCGCCATGGCAGTTCTCCCGCAACACCGAACGCGAGCACCAGAACGCGGCGCTGCGGGAGTCGTTCTCCGGGCAGCCGCGCTCGCTGGAGGAGCTGCTCCCCAACGGCGCCGTGCCTGATCAGCGCACCGAATGGCACCTGGTCGCGTTGAAGGGCACGTACCTGCCCGAGGGCGAGGTCGTGGCCCGTCTGCGCTCCGTACAGGGCGAAGCGGCCTTCGAGGTCCTAACTCCGTTCCGGACCGTCGAGGGCACGATCGTGCTGGTGGACCGCGGGTACGTCCGGCTCGACGACAAATCGCGCGCGCTCCCCTTCGCCCCGCCCCCGGCCGGAACGGTCGACATCGTCACGCGCGCACGTCACGACGAGAAGGACGGGAAGAACCGCGACGCCTTCGCCGACGAGTCGACCGGCGGGAAGCTGCAGAGCTACGTCGTCGATTCGCAGGTCGTCGCGCGGGCCGCGAAGCTGGACATCCGTCCGGGTTATTTCCAACTCGACGTGAACCAGCCCGGCGTCCTAGGCGCGCTGCCACTGCCGCAGACCGACGCGGGACCGTTCTTCTCCTACGCCCTGCAGTGGATCGCGTTCGGCGCGATGGCGGTGATGGGGTGGCTGTACTTCACCGTCCGCGAGCTGAAGCCGGGCGGCGCGCTGACCACCGAGCGGCCGCAGCGGCGCAAAAGCGTCGCGGAGATGCTGGCCGAAGACGAACGCTCCGAAGTGGCCACCTGA
- a CDS encoding gluconokinase → MTVIVVMGVSGSGKTTVGTALAERLGVDYAEADTFHPKANIDKMSSGHPLNDEDRQPWLEAIATWISDHQCSGGVVTSSALKYRYRDILRSGGKVWFLHLHGDRDLLADRMKTRSGHFMPVSLLDSQLADLEPLRPDEHGLVADIAKKPEEIVETALSAFKDR, encoded by the coding sequence ATGACCGTCATCGTGGTGATGGGCGTTTCCGGCTCGGGCAAGACGACCGTGGGCACGGCACTCGCCGAACGCCTCGGCGTCGACTACGCCGAAGCGGACACGTTCCATCCGAAGGCGAACATCGACAAGATGAGCTCCGGCCACCCGCTGAACGACGAGGACCGGCAACCCTGGCTCGAAGCCATCGCCACCTGGATCTCCGACCATCAGTGCTCCGGCGGCGTCGTCACGTCTTCCGCGCTCAAGTATCGCTACCGCGACATCCTGCGCAGCGGCGGGAAAGTCTGGTTCCTGCACCTCCACGGCGACCGCGACCTGCTCGCCGATCGGATGAAGACCCGCTCCGGCCACTTCATGCCGGTGTCCCTTTTGGACTCCCAGCTCGCCGACCTCGAACCGCTGCGTCCGGACGAGCACGGCCTCGTCGCCGACATCGCGAAGAAGCCGGAAGAGATCGTCGAAACCGCCCTTTCCGCTTTCAAGGACCGCTGA
- the sfnG gene encoding dimethylsulfone monooxygenase SfnG has protein sequence MPGIESEPLKFAYWVPNVSGGLVTSDIEQRTDWGYEYNRDLAVLAENSGFEYALSQVRYTASYGAAYQHESTGFSLALLLATQRLKVIAAVHPGLWHPGVLAKFIASADVISGGRAAVNVVSGWFKDEFTNLGEPWLEHDERYRRSEEFIRVLKELWTSDHAEFAGDFFRIHDFDIKPKPVGRPHPEIFQGGNSTAARKLAGRVSDWYFSNGKDFDGFSEQVEEVRGYAAQNDHAVRFGLNGFVIARETESEAKAVLREIVEKANTEAVEGFRGAVKQAGSSTSDKKGMWADSEFKDLVQYNDGFRTGLIGTPEQIADRAIEYKKRGANLLLLGFLHYLEDVEHFGKHVLPVIREKEAALDRV, from the coding sequence ATGCCGGGAATCGAATCCGAACCACTTAAATTCGCCTATTGGGTCCCCAATGTGAGCGGCGGTCTGGTCACCAGCGACATCGAGCAGCGCACCGACTGGGGATACGAGTACAACCGGGATCTCGCCGTCCTCGCGGAGAACAGCGGCTTCGAGTACGCGCTGAGCCAGGTCCGCTACACGGCCAGCTACGGTGCCGCCTACCAGCACGAATCGACCGGGTTCAGCCTCGCGCTGCTGCTCGCGACGCAGCGGCTGAAGGTGATCGCCGCCGTCCATCCAGGGCTGTGGCATCCCGGGGTGCTCGCGAAGTTCATCGCCAGCGCGGACGTGATCTCCGGCGGGCGCGCGGCGGTCAACGTGGTCAGCGGCTGGTTCAAGGACGAATTCACGAACCTCGGCGAACCGTGGCTGGAACACGACGAACGGTACCGTCGTTCGGAAGAATTCATTCGCGTGCTGAAGGAACTCTGGACGAGCGACCACGCCGAATTCGCCGGCGATTTCTTTCGGATCCACGATTTCGACATCAAACCCAAACCGGTCGGGCGGCCGCATCCGGAGATCTTCCAGGGCGGCAACTCCACCGCCGCGAGGAAGCTCGCGGGCCGGGTCTCCGACTGGTACTTCAGCAACGGCAAGGACTTCGACGGGTTCAGCGAGCAGGTCGAAGAAGTCCGCGGCTACGCGGCCCAGAACGACCACGCCGTTCGCTTCGGGCTCAACGGTTTCGTGATCGCGCGGGAGACCGAGAGCGAGGCGAAGGCCGTGCTGCGCGAGATCGTCGAGAAGGCGAACACCGAGGCGGTCGAAGGTTTCCGCGGCGCGGTCAAGCAGGCGGGAAGCTCCACATCGGACAAGAAGGGGATGTGGGCCGACTCGGAGTTCAAGGATCTGGTGCAGTACAACGACGGCTTCCGCACCGGGCTCATCGGCACGCCGGAGCAGATCGCGGACCGGGCGATCGAGTACAAGAAGCGCGGGGCGAACCTGCTGTTGCTCGGCTTCCTGCACTACCTGGAGGACGTCGAGCACTTCGGGAAACACGTGCTGCCCGTGATCCGGGAGAAGGAAGCCGCCCTCGACCGCGTTTAG
- a CDS encoding bifunctional RNase H/acid phosphatase, with protein MTDHVLVEADGGSRGNPGPAGYGAVVKDAATGEVLAERKAYVGIATNNVAEYGGLIAGLAAAAELGASTVDVRMDSKLVVEQMSGRWKVKHPSMQPLNAEAKELAARFSRVRYEWIPRAENSHADGLANEAMDAGKQAEAPKKTVKQDRVSPVGWTGATGTPTKLLLVRHGQTAMSVEKRYSGRGDVPLTEHGKQQAAAAAKRLGAMEGLVVDGEAAPIIASPLIRTQQTAQAIADALGGRVETHPGLIETDFGEWEGLTFKEAMDRDPEFQTSWLSDTSIAAPGGESFDGVHRRVRKARDELIAKYGGRTLVLVSHVTPIKALLRMGLDAGPSLLFRLHLDLASLSIVEFYPDGNASVRLVNDISHLS; from the coding sequence GTGACCGACCACGTGCTCGTCGAGGCCGACGGAGGTTCGCGGGGCAACCCGGGGCCCGCCGGGTACGGCGCGGTCGTCAAGGACGCGGCCACCGGCGAGGTGCTCGCCGAGCGCAAGGCCTACGTCGGCATCGCGACCAACAACGTCGCCGAGTACGGCGGCCTGATCGCCGGGCTCGCCGCGGCCGCCGAGCTCGGAGCGTCCACAGTGGACGTCCGGATGGACTCGAAGCTCGTGGTGGAGCAGATGTCCGGGCGCTGGAAGGTCAAGCACCCGTCGATGCAGCCGCTGAACGCCGAAGCCAAGGAGCTGGCGGCGCGGTTCTCGCGCGTGCGCTACGAGTGGATCCCGCGTGCGGAGAACTCCCACGCGGACGGCCTCGCGAACGAGGCGATGGACGCGGGGAAGCAGGCGGAAGCGCCGAAGAAGACCGTGAAGCAGGACAGGGTCAGCCCCGTCGGCTGGACCGGCGCGACCGGGACCCCGACCAAACTGCTCCTCGTGCGGCACGGCCAGACGGCGATGTCGGTCGAGAAGCGGTACTCCGGCCGCGGCGACGTACCCCTCACCGAGCACGGCAAGCAGCAGGCGGCCGCCGCCGCGAAACGCCTCGGCGCGATGGAGGGCCTGGTCGTCGACGGCGAGGCGGCGCCGATCATCGCCTCACCGCTGATCCGCACCCAGCAGACCGCGCAGGCGATCGCGGACGCGCTCGGCGGCCGGGTCGAGACCCACCCCGGGCTGATCGAGACCGACTTCGGCGAGTGGGAGGGCCTCACCTTCAAAGAGGCCATGGACCGCGACCCCGAATTCCAGACCAGCTGGCTTTCCGACACTTCGATCGCGGCGCCGGGCGGGGAGAGCTTCGACGGCGTGCACCGGCGGGTCCGTAAGGCCCGCGACGAGCTGATCGCGAAGTACGGCGGCCGGACGCTGGTGCTGGTCAGCCATGTCACGCCGATCAAGGCGCTGCTGCGGATGGGCCTGGACGCCGGGCCGTCGCTGCTGTTCCGCCTGCACCTGGACCTGGCCTCGCTGTCGATCGTCGAGTTCTACCCGGACGGCAACGCCTCGGTCCGGTTGGTGAACGACATTTCGCACCTCTCCTAG
- a CDS encoding GntT/GntP/DsdX family permease, translated as MTTTLAAAWTGHDTRLIGATVLAIAVIVVLITKAKQHPFLALILGSGVLGLVGGMPVDKLIKSFSSGVGSTVASVGVLIALGAMLGKLLADSGGADQIVDTILRRSGDRALPWAMALVAALIGLPMFFEIGLVMLIPVILLVAKRTGKPLLMLGIPALAGLSVLHGLVPPHPGPLAAAGALNANVGLTLAFGLLVAIPTVIIAGPLFGRLAAKMVPDAVAPERLVPESSSSDGRRPGFLATLSTVLLPVVLMMGKALADILLAKENHLRRVLDFIGDPLVALLAAVLLGMLTLGKSAGFTRDKLSSTVADSLPPIAGILLIVGAGGGFKQTLVDAGVGNVITSLATGANLSPLLLGWLVAVAIRLATGSATVATVSAAGIVAPLAATMDPSHSALLVLAIGAGSLFFSHVNDAGFWLVKEYFGLSVGQTLKSWSIMETVISVVAIALILPLGALL; from the coding sequence ATGACCACCACCCTCGCCGCCGCCTGGACCGGACACGACACCCGCCTCATCGGCGCGACGGTGCTCGCCATCGCCGTGATCGTCGTCCTGATCACCAAGGCGAAGCAGCATCCGTTCCTCGCCCTCATCCTCGGCTCCGGCGTGCTCGGGCTCGTCGGCGGAATGCCGGTCGACAAGCTGATCAAGAGCTTCAGTTCCGGTGTCGGCTCCACCGTCGCGTCGGTCGGCGTGCTGATCGCGCTCGGCGCGATGCTCGGCAAACTGCTCGCCGACTCCGGCGGCGCCGACCAGATCGTCGACACCATCCTGCGCCGCTCGGGCGACCGCGCCCTGCCGTGGGCGATGGCGCTGGTCGCCGCGCTGATCGGCCTGCCGATGTTCTTCGAGATCGGCCTGGTCATGCTGATCCCGGTGATCCTGCTGGTCGCCAAGCGCACCGGGAAACCGTTGCTGATGCTGGGAATCCCCGCGCTCGCCGGGCTTTCGGTGCTGCACGGTCTCGTCCCGCCGCACCCCGGCCCACTCGCCGCCGCGGGCGCGCTGAACGCGAACGTCGGCCTCACCCTGGCCTTCGGCCTGCTCGTCGCGATCCCGACGGTGATCATCGCCGGTCCGCTGTTCGGCAGGCTGGCCGCCAAGATGGTCCCGGACGCCGTCGCGCCGGAGCGGCTCGTCCCGGAATCGTCCTCTTCGGACGGACGACGTCCCGGCTTCCTCGCGACGCTGTCGACGGTGCTGCTGCCGGTCGTGCTGATGATGGGCAAGGCGCTCGCGGACATCCTGCTGGCGAAGGAGAACCACCTCCGCCGCGTGCTCGACTTCATCGGCGACCCGCTGGTGGCCCTGCTCGCCGCGGTACTGCTCGGCATGCTCACCCTGGGCAAATCCGCGGGCTTCACGCGGGACAAGCTTTCGTCCACAGTGGCCGATTCGCTGCCGCCGATCGCCGGCATCCTGCTCATCGTCGGCGCGGGCGGCGGGTTCAAGCAGACCCTCGTCGACGCCGGGGTCGGCAACGTCATCACCAGCCTGGCCACCGGCGCGAACCTGTCGCCGCTGCTGCTCGGCTGGCTGGTCGCGGTCGCGATCCGGCTCGCCACCGGTTCGGCGACGGTCGCCACCGTGTCCGCCGCGGGCATCGTGGCGCCGCTCGCGGCGACCATGGATCCGTCGCACAGCGCGCTGCTGGTGCTGGCGATCGGCGCCGGTTCACTGTTCTTCTCCCACGTCAACGACGCCGGGTTCTGGCTGGTCAAGGAGTACTTCGGGCTTTCGGTCGGGCAGACGCTGAAGAGCTGGTCGATCATGGAGACGGTGATCTCGGTGGTCGCGATCGCGCTGATCCTGCCGCTGGGCGCCTTGTTGTAG
- a CDS encoding zinc ribbon domain-containing protein, which yields MKADPAVQRQLLELAKVDAELSRTAHRRRTLPEIAEIDAGEKTVRERRDALVSVQTAASDLDREIARQEKEIESVRARGDRDRKLLESGSVAAKQMTDIEHELNSLSRRQSALEDDLLELMERREALELDAQRTSAEVAKAEGEVAEAIGRRDEHFTDLDTTKARRDEDRAKLLPRFPEDLLKLYERVRAHKGIGAALLRARRCGACQLDIDRREIAEIKAAPEDNVIQCENCGAILVRTLESGL from the coding sequence GTGAAGGCCGACCCCGCCGTCCAGCGCCAGCTGCTCGAACTCGCGAAGGTGGACGCGGAACTCTCGCGTACCGCCCACCGTCGCCGCACCCTGCCGGAGATCGCCGAGATCGACGCGGGCGAGAAGACGGTGCGCGAACGACGTGACGCGCTGGTCTCGGTCCAGACGGCGGCGTCCGACCTCGACCGCGAGATCGCCCGTCAGGAGAAGGAGATCGAGTCGGTGCGCGCTCGCGGAGACCGCGACCGCAAACTCCTCGAATCCGGTTCCGTCGCGGCGAAGCAGATGACCGACATCGAGCACGAGCTGAACAGCCTCAGCCGGCGTCAGTCCGCGCTCGAGGACGACCTGCTCGAACTGATGGAACGCCGCGAGGCGCTCGAACTCGACGCCCAGCGCACCAGCGCCGAGGTCGCGAAGGCCGAGGGCGAGGTCGCCGAAGCCATCGGGCGCCGCGACGAGCACTTCACCGACCTCGACACCACCAAGGCACGCCGCGACGAAGACCGCGCCAAGCTCCTGCCGCGCTTCCCGGAAGACCTGCTGAAGCTCTACGAGCGGGTCCGCGCGCACAAGGGCATCGGCGCGGCGTTGCTGCGGGCCCGCCGCTGCGGCGCCTGCCAGCTCGACATCGACCGCCGCGAGATCGCCGAGATCAAGGCGGCCCCGGAGGACAACGTCATCCAGTGCGAGAACTGCGGCGCCATCCTGGTGCGCACCCTGGAGTCCGGCCTGTGA